The proteins below are encoded in one region of Rhododendron vialii isolate Sample 1 chromosome 7a, ASM3025357v1:
- the LOC131334225 gene encoding uncharacterized protein LOC131334225 isoform X1, whose product MDGRYPPYGYPPRGYPPQGYPPAEYPPPAGYPPPDYPPPGGYPPSAYPPPGGYPPSPYPPPGAYPPVYPPSEAYPPAYPPPGQYPTAQPYPSPSGYPPAGYASPSAPPISDKGHGLGMGTMQAGDKGHGLGMGTLLAGGAAAAALAFGAHHMSHGHHHQSHGHHQQHHGHHHHGHHHHHKHGKHWK is encoded by the exons atggACGGAAGATACCCTCCTTATGGATATCCTCCACGGGGATATCCCCCTCAGGGTTACCCACCGGCTGAATATCCTCCTCCTGCGGGATACCCACCACCTGATTATCCTCCCCCGGGTGGATACCCACCATCAGCATATCCTCCCCCAGGTGGCTACCCACCATCACCGTATCCTCCCCCAGGTGCATATCCACCAGTATATCCTCCCTCGGAGGCATATCCGCCAGCTTATCCTCCCCCAGGTCAATACCCAACAGCTCAACCTTATCCTTCCCCGAGTGGATACCCACCAGCAGGTTATGCTAGTCCATCGGCTCCGCCAATTTCAG ATAAAGGCCATGGACTTGGTATGGGAACAATGCAAGCTGGGGATAAAGGCCATGGACTTGGCATGGGAACACTGCTAGCTGGGGGTGCTGCTGCTGCGGCTCTTGCTTTTGGAGCTCATCACATGTCCCATGGTCACCATCACCAGTCCCATGGTCACCATCAACAGCACCATGGTCACCATCACCACggtcaccatcaccatcacaaGCATGGCAAGCACTGGAAATAG
- the LOC131334225 gene encoding uncharacterized protein LOC131334225 isoform X2, with protein MDGRYPPYGYPPRGYPPQGYPPAEYPPPAGYPPPDYPPPGGYPPSAYPPPGGYPPSPYPPPGAYPPVYPPSEAYPPAYPPPGQYPTAQPYPSPSGYPPAGYASPSAPPISVIPCKLQSMKVPITYEIKAMDLVWEQCKLGIKAMDLAWEHC; from the exons atggACGGAAGATACCCTCCTTATGGATATCCTCCACGGGGATATCCCCCTCAGGGTTACCCACCGGCTGAATATCCTCCTCCTGCGGGATACCCACCACCTGATTATCCTCCCCCGGGTGGATACCCACCATCAGCATATCCTCCCCCAGGTGGCTACCCACCATCACCGTATCCTCCCCCAGGTGCATATCCACCAGTATATCCTCCCTCGGAGGCATATCCGCCAGCTTATCCTCCCCCAGGTCAATACCCAACAGCTCAACCTTATCCTTCCCCGAGTGGATACCCACCAGCAGGTTATGCTAGTCCATCGGCTCCGCCAATTTCAG TTATACCATGCAAATTGCAAAGTATGAAAGTACCAATAACGTACGAG ATAAAGGCCATGGACTTGGTATGGGAACAATGCAAGCTGGGGATAAAGGCCATGGACTTGGCATGGGAACACTGCTAG
- the LOC131334223 gene encoding uncharacterized protein LOC131334223, whose amino-acid sequence MALALALPPPLSQPLKPPRKALSCRCSATSQQQEGVIASSSQLTSLNYRPSVILPGLGNNTSDYDKLKLTLNGYGVPTVIAKVSRIDWLRNAAGLVDPNYWQGTLRPRPVLDWYLKRVDEAVNEAKELAAGGPLSLIGHSAGGWLARVYMEEFGLSNISLLLTLGTPHLPPPKGSPGVIDQTRGLLNYVEENCSKAVYTPELRYVCIAGRYIQGARLLDDPNVNPSSAAYVDIGEPDSEVAVVNAASLSTPVSPTFRTRFVGQGYKQVCGQADVWGDGVVPEVAAHLEGALNLSFDGVYHSPVGSDDDSRPWYGSPAIVEQWIHHLLN is encoded by the exons ATGGCTTTAGCTTTGGCATTGCCACCACCACTTTCTCAGCCACTAAAACCACCACGAAAAGCCCTCAGCTGCCGCTGCTCTGCAACATCTCAACAACAAGAAGGTGTCATCGCCTCATCTTCCCAACTTACTTCCCTCAACTACCGCCCCTCCGTGATTCTCCCA GGATTAGGAAATAATACAAGTGATTATGACAAGTTAAAGCTCACACTGAATGGGTATGGAGTGCCGACGGTGATTGCCAAGGTTTCAAGGATTGATTGGCTGAGGAATGCAGCTGGTTTGGTGGACCCGAATTACTGGCAGGGGACTCTGCGCCCTCGCCCTGTTCTTGATTG GTATTTAAAGAGGGTTGATGAAGCTGTCAATGAAGCAAAGGAACTGGCTGCAG GTGGACCTTTATCTTTAATTGGACATTCAGCGGGAGGATGGCTAGCACGTGTTTACATGGAAGAATTTGGGTTGTCCAATATTTCATTGTTATTGACTCTAGGAACGCCACACCT GCCACCTCCAAAAGGTTCGCCAGGCGTTATTGATCAAACTAGGGGCCTCCTGAATTATGTTGAAGAAAACTGCTCAAAAGCTGTCTATACTCCGGAACTGAGATATGTGTGCATAGCAGGGAG GTACATTCAAGGAGCTCGATTGCTTGATGATCCAAATGTGAATCCCAGTTCTGCAGCTTACGTAGACATTGGCGAACCAGATTCCGAGGTTGCCGTTGTAAATGCTGCAAGCCTATCAACACCTGTTTCCCCTACCTTTCGAACCCGCTTTGTCGGTCAGGGGTACAAGCAG GTTTGCGGTCAGGCGGATGTATGGGGTGATGGAGTTGTCCCAGAAGTAGCAGCACACCTGGAGGGTGCACTCAACCTGAGCTTTGATGGAGTATATCACTCCCCTGTTGGCTCAGATGATGACTCGAGACCTTGGTATGGCTCTCCTGCCATTGTTGAGCAATGGATACATCATCTCCTTAACTGA